Proteins from a single region of Chryseobacterium sp. T16E-39:
- a CDS encoding Pycsar system effector family protein: MDILQKAKNYVEILFKDKLSSVYFYHNFIHTTYTVNKAEEIMKNTPVSKEDQEKVILALWFHDTGYIECAQNHEEKGVEIMKNFLINENYPENYIEDVSRLILATKINYEPQNLLEKIAKDADCSHFASHDYNDISDALRKEWELTNVRCFSNDEWNSGNLDMLKNKHQYYTDYAKENWEPLKQKNIKKIEKKLEKEEDKKMNSEAKESKKEPKEKEPKSDRSVDTLFRVTLNNHTRLSDIADSKANILLSVNAIIISVCLSVLVPKLDAPKNAHLIIPSFLLLISSVMTIIFAILSTKPNVTKTRFTNQDIQNRKVNLLFFGNFHQMIFDDYHNAMKDLIKDRDYIYDSMVKDLYYLGKVLDRKYKLLSITYQIFMAGIIISVLSFAFAFLTL; the protein is encoded by the coding sequence ATGGATATTTTACAAAAAGCTAAAAATTATGTTGAAATCTTATTCAAAGATAAGTTATCTTCTGTATATTTCTATCATAATTTTATTCATACCACGTATACGGTTAATAAAGCCGAAGAAATAATGAAAAATACTCCGGTCTCTAAGGAAGATCAGGAGAAAGTAATATTGGCACTTTGGTTTCATGATACGGGATATATAGAATGCGCACAGAATCATGAAGAGAAAGGCGTTGAGATTATGAAAAATTTTCTGATTAATGAAAATTATCCGGAAAATTATATCGAAGATGTCTCTCGCTTGATTCTGGCAACAAAAATCAATTACGAGCCTCAGAATTTACTGGAGAAAATAGCTAAGGATGCTGATTGCAGTCACTTTGCCAGTCATGATTACAACGATATTTCTGATGCTCTGAGAAAGGAGTGGGAACTTACCAATGTTCGATGCTTTTCCAATGACGAGTGGAATTCCGGAAATCTTGATATGCTGAAAAATAAGCATCAATATTACACGGACTATGCCAAAGAAAATTGGGAACCTTTAAAGCAGAAGAATATCAAAAAAATTGAGAAAAAGCTGGAAAAAGAAGAGGATAAAAAAATGAATTCTGAAGCTAAAGAAAGTAAAAAGGAACCAAAGGAAAAAGAACCGAAGTCAGACAGGAGTGTAGATACACTATTCAGAGTTACCTTAAACAATCACACCCGGTTGAGTGATATTGCGGATAGTAAAGCAAACATCTTACTTTCTGTAAATGCAATTATTATTTCAGTCTGTTTGTCTGTATTGGTTCCAAAATTAGATGCTCCTAAAAATGCACATCTGATCATTCCAAGTTTTCTTTTGTTGATCTCAAGTGTAATGACCATTATTTTTGCCATATTATCCACAAAGCCTAATGTTACAAAGACCAGGTTTACGAATCAGGATATTCAGAACAGAAAAGTGAATCTTTTATTCTTTGGAAATTTTCATCAAATGATTTTTGATGATTATCATAATGCAATGAAGGATCTTATTAAAGACAGGGATTACATTTATGATTCTATGGTAAAAGATTTATATTATCTGGGTAAAGTTTTAGATAGAAAGTATAAGCTTTTATCAATCACTTATCAGATTTTTATGGCAGGAATTATTATTTCTGTACTTTCTTTTGCATTTGCATTCCTTACGCTTTAA